The DNA sequence TACTGACATCCATCCGGACAGTGTCGCTTTGATGGAGCAGTCACCTCAGCTTGTCTATGATGATATGGTCGGGTGGGAAGAGCTGTATCATGACGCGACAGGTTCTTATCCTTCCACCTGGTTCTACCGGGCTCCCTCCGGGATTTATTCCGAACGGACCCTCGCACTGGTGCAGTGGATGGGATATCAATCTGAATTCTGGGAGGTAGCGCTGGATGACTGGAACCCGCAAAAGCAGATGACACCGGAAGCCACCATGCATGTATTGAAACGCGATACCAAACCCGGTTCCATTGTTCTTTTGCATTGCGTCTCATCCACCAATATCAAAATTCTGCAGGAATACATCGACTGGATCCACGCTCAGAGCTGGACCATCGCAACTCCCTGAACCATCTAAAAAAAGCTGAAGCAGAGGTCGATCTCTGCTTCAGCTTTTTTTATAGTGCCCAGTCGATTGATTGCCAACAAGTCAAAGTCACAAGTCAAAGTCATAAGTCACAGCACAAGTCACAAGTCACAGCCACAAGTCACAGCCACAAAACCTCCAACTTAGCACACTGTCGATCCATAAGGTGACCAGAAGGAATTTGAAATATTCATGAATTTAATCCGGAGGGAGGTCAGCTGTAGAAATCAGGCGTGGAAAATCGGGGTCTGAATTATCAGGAATGCCTTCCTGTGCGCTTGATCAGGAGTGATACGGGATTGTAATACAATCTTTCGGAAAAAGGCTAAAATGAAATCACCCGGAAGAAAGCTTATAATTAAGCTAAGAAGAGAATCCAGCTATCCGGACACCAGGATCACGGAGTATGATCATTCGAACTGTCAATCAACGCCCCATGTTCCTTTTCGTCATTTCAAATTTTGAACAACCCATTATGTAGATATACAGAAGCAGACAGACTGGCATCACTGAACTCAATCGGTACGATTCATATCAGATACATCAGATTTGAAAATACAGCCGGATATCACGACAAGCACCCTGAACTTGAAAATATTTGCGCAGCGCGATCGAAAAGGGATCAATTTCAGTATCACTGCATTTCACACTTTTCTTGGACTCCGCAACAATATCAGTCTTTCGATTGAAAGACTGGCAGGATACGGCGATTGCCGTCCGAAGATTGATCTTCGGGGAGGTAGAATTGATGAAACGCTTTAAAACAGCCAGCGCCTGCCTGCTGCTGGTCAGCCTGAGCCTGATGCCGATGCAGGCACTGGCGGGTCAGGTCATGAAGACGACGATTGATTTAAGGCTGAGGGAAGCTCCCACCACAGCGTCTGAGACACTGGACATTATCCCGAAGGGGACATCGCTTAATATTTTCAGTACCACCGGCACCTGGGCGAAAACCATCTATGACAGCACTTCGGGATACGCGGGCCTAAAGTACCTGGCACCAACAGCTCAGTCCAAAATGGGTGTTGTGAAAACCACTCTGAATTTAAGGTCCGCCCCGTCGTTGACAGCCACCATTTTAAGGACCATTCCGAGCTATACACCGATCCCGCTTTATGAAAAAAGCGGAACGTGGGTGAAGACGGTCTGGTCCGGAACAATCGGATGGGTCAGCCTGAATTACACCAAGCCCATTGACGGCTTGCCCAGAATGAAAACCACTACGAATCTGCGTCTGAGAAGCGGTCCGTCTACCAGCTACCCGATTCTGAGAACAGTTCCTACCGTATAGAACCGCAAGAAATCTGATGTTGAAAGCAGTGATTATAGTCGGATTAATTAACGAACAAGCACCAAACCGCTTGACTGAAATCCAGTCAAATTGTTTGATGCTTGTTTTGAGATGGTCACAACTGACATCGTCGGCTTGGGCCACTTGAATTTTCCTGACTCCAAGCGATTATAAGAAAGGCGGAACCCCTTGAAATCCCACTCGATGATCGTAATCTTATTGTGCTGCTTGTTAGAAAAAGACGAAACAGGCCCTCTCCATCAGATTCATTTCTAGAACCTCCTGAATTATAATCGTAAGCCCGGTTACCGATCTGCGAAAGTCTACCGACTCAGGAATCAGGTGGATTTTGGCATCGGGTTTATATCCACAGTAGTTGGACCAAGAAAACACTTCCACACTTAATGATCCCATTGTCTCAGGAGTATAGAGATGTTTCTATTTGGTATCAATTAACCGCTTACCTTAAAATCCAAAAAAAACCCCCGAAAATGAGCGAAAAATGATTGGGATTACTCGACATCTACAAATTTATTGTTCTATATTTCGACCGAAAGAGGCTTGAATACTCAGGGTTAGCCTTATTCAGCAGTCTCTATGCAAATGCCTCTTAATAAAGTGGCATTTTTTTATGAACTCTATTGTAAACAGTAATATAAAGTGCATAATGAGATTAACGATTATTGGTATGATCGTCAAAAAATATACAAAAGTGGTAATTATTAATCTAATAAAGAACTGACTGGGCGTGCCCGTGAAATGGAAAGCAATTAGCCCTAATGGACATCCATCTTTGCCGGAAGAACTGCTTCCATATATTACGGAACAAGTCAATTAGAAGAAGTCATAGTTCTAAATAAAACCTGAATAAACGGCCTAGAACAAAATTAAAAGATCCTGGTAAAGGAGGCTTGGGACAAGTGGGGCCGATAATTGAATTGATACGGAGCAAGATCGATGGATACTTATGAAAGGGAGTGAAAAGTCATGTCAATCAAACCAAGCAAAGAACGACCTTGGATGAAATACTATCCAAGCGCTTTAATCGACGGGCTATCTGATCCGGAGTGTACACTAAATGAATACCTCAGACAAAATTGTCCGGGAGAGGATGTTACAGCAATCCATTATTACGGGAACGATATTTCATGGAAAGAGCTGTTTTTTCAAGCCGAGTCAGTAGCCCGCGCCCTTCGTGCGATCGGATTTGGGGAAGGAGATACCATTCCGGTATTCTTGAAGGCCGTTCCAGAGTTCGTATATCTGCTTCTGGCGGCCGAAAGAATCGGCGCGTCGTTACTGTGCAGAGACAACACAGTGGAAGAAAATGTTGACGCCGTGTGCAAGGCCAAAGCCACTGTGATTTTTGCCCATGACTTTCTTTCCCAACAGGAGTTCAATCAATTTCGCAGTGTGGCGGGAGTCGATTTGGCAATCCTGCTGCCACCGATCAAAAATATAAGTGAACGAGGTGTACCGGAGCATATACGCAGATATGTGGGCTTGCAGTATCAAGAGTATCCAGCCTACGGCCCACAGACGCTCACATGGGATTGCTTTTTGGAACAAGGTAAACAGTTTGAGGGTACGGTGGAGGCTTCAAGAAACATCAATCGTCCCTTGTTTAAGGCTTATACCAGTGGAGCTACCGGCCCTTCAAAGCAGGTGATTCACTCTGCTCACAGCATTATTGGAAACATACATCAAATGAATTTTTACGGTTCCAACGACAACTTCCGCCCCTCATGGCTCGTGACACATTTTCCGACCGCATTGGTTGCGGTGGTGGTTGCAATGATGCTGATGCCTTTGGCATCCAACAAATTGTTGATTTTAGATCCATTTTGCAGCGATGGTGACGTCGACTTGGAGATGATGAGGTATCGCCCAAATTGTTGGCCTTTGATCCCGATGTTCGTTGAGACTATCATGCGCAGCAGCCGTGTACCGGAAGACTACGACCTGTCGCATCTGCTTTCCGCAGGGGCCGGTTGTGAGGCACTTAACAACAAACAGTTTAAAACTGTGCAAGCTTTTTTAAAAAAGCACAACTGCGGCATCAGATTTACCAGCGGATACGGTTCCAGCGAGTCCGGATCAAATATGACGCTGCCAATGACGCCCCACCCCATGGGTAACGGAAACGTGGGAATCCCTATGCCGCTGTCTGTGATGGGTATTTTTGAGCCCGGCACGACAAACGAACTTGGCTATAACCAGCCCGGCGAAATTTGCCTCTCCAGCCCAGCCAACATGCTTGGTTATGACAACCCAAAGGCAACAGAGTTGGCACTTCAAAAGCACGATGACGGCCTTACATGGCTGCACACCGGCGACATTGGTTATATGAATGAAGACGGTGTTATCTTTGTGATGACCCGAGGAAAGTCACCACGCTATGACGGCGGCGATCTGGCATTGTTGCCAATGGAAAATGCCGTGGCGGATTTAGAAATTGATGGAATCAAGGACGAGTTTTATGTTATTGTTCCCGATGGCGAGCATCCGGGTTGTTTTTTACCGTATCTTTTTATCCAACTTGAGAAGGGGTATACGCTGGAACATGTGGCGCAGGAGATTAAAAGCAAATTAGACCACACGACGTGCCCTGTGGAAATCTTTGAAATAAAGGAGCGTCCATTCTTTCACTTTAAGACAAACCGCCTTGCCTTATCAAAGATGATCAGCGAGGGCGTGACGGATTTCTCAAATGTGTAACTACATTTTAAAGAGCAATACCTGGTTAAAAGGAGAGTAGATAGATGTAGGAAAACGGATACACAGTCACAGCAATATTTTGGACAAAAAAACAGGGAGGTTAATTGACATGAATTTTAAGAAATCAGTGTTTCGTTGCTTTGTATCGGTAATGCTGTTATTTTCCCTGATTTTTGGTCTCACGGTTCCTGCCTTTGCGACAGGTCTGGCGCCAGAAAAAAGTACACAATACATCCAGTATAACAGCGCAACCAAAGAGTTGATTGAAAAGACCATTTCGGAGCTGTCTGCCAAAGGCAAGGTTTATAAGCCAAAGACAGACAAGGCTTTGGGGCTAAAAGTGAAGCAGATTAGTGGTCTTTCGCTTGGAGCGGTCAAAACCTCTATCCTGTTTGATTTGTTTTCAAACTATGAGGACGGGCGGATTGACACAGCCAGGTTTGGGTTGGATGCAGTAACGATCGAAAAAGTTCTGAACATGACCCTAAAGGAATTTGCGCTGGACAGCGCGGTCGACATAGTGGAGATTAAAACCGATGATAATGGTATTGCCATCGGCATCGAATTCGAAATGCGCAGCTCTTTCAAGTCTGGTTTGGATGAGTTTTCCTCAGTCAGCAAGGGAGAGCCTGGAGCCGTGGACGACACCGCACCGACCGTGGAC is a window from the Clostridiaceae bacterium HFYG-1003 genome containing:
- a CDS encoding SH3 domain-containing protein, with amino-acid sequence MKRFKTASACLLLVSLSLMPMQALAGQVMKTTIDLRLREAPTTASETLDIIPKGTSLNIFSTTGTWAKTIYDSTSGYAGLKYLAPTAQSKMGVVKTTLNLRSAPSLTATILRTIPSYTPIPLYEKSGTWVKTVWSGTIGWVSLNYTKPIDGLPRMKTTTNLRLRSGPSTSYPILRTVPTV
- a CDS encoding acyl--CoA ligase — protein: MSIKPSKERPWMKYYPSALIDGLSDPECTLNEYLRQNCPGEDVTAIHYYGNDISWKELFFQAESVARALRAIGFGEGDTIPVFLKAVPEFVYLLLAAERIGASLLCRDNTVEENVDAVCKAKATVIFAHDFLSQQEFNQFRSVAGVDLAILLPPIKNISERGVPEHIRRYVGLQYQEYPAYGPQTLTWDCFLEQGKQFEGTVEASRNINRPLFKAYTSGATGPSKQVIHSAHSIIGNIHQMNFYGSNDNFRPSWLVTHFPTALVAVVVAMMLMPLASNKLLILDPFCSDGDVDLEMMRYRPNCWPLIPMFVETIMRSSRVPEDYDLSHLLSAGAGCEALNNKQFKTVQAFLKKHNCGIRFTSGYGSSESGSNMTLPMTPHPMGNGNVGIPMPLSVMGIFEPGTTNELGYNQPGEICLSSPANMLGYDNPKATELALQKHDDGLTWLHTGDIGYMNEDGVIFVMTRGKSPRYDGGDLALLPMENAVADLEIDGIKDEFYVIVPDGEHPGCFLPYLFIQLEKGYTLEHVAQEIKSKLDHTTCPVEIFEIKERPFFHFKTNRLALSKMISEGVTDFSNV